In Cottoperca gobio chromosome 1, fCotGob3.1, whole genome shotgun sequence, a genomic segment contains:
- the LOC115016732 gene encoding actin-related protein 2-B, with protein sequence MDSQGRKVVVCDNGTGFVKCGFAGSNFPEHIFPALVGRPIIRSTAKVGNIEIKDLMVGDEASELRSMLEVNYPMENGIVRSWDDMKHLWDYTFGPEKLNINSRDCKILLTEPPMNPIKNREKIIEVMFETYQFTGVYIAIQAVLTLYAQGLLTGVVVDSGDGVTHICPVYEGFSLPHLTRRLDIAGRDITRYLIKLLLLRGYAFNHSADFETVRMMKEKLCYVGYNIEQEQKLALETTVLVESYTLPDGRLIKVGGERFEAPEALFQPHLINVEGVGVAELLFNTIQAADIDTRSEFYKHIVLSGGSTMYPGLPSRLERELKQLYLERVLKGDVDKLSKFKIRIEDPPRRKHMVFLGGAVLADIMKDKDNFWLTREEYQEKGTRVLEKLGVTVR encoded by the exons ATGGACAGTCAAGGGAGAAAAGTCGTTGTTTGTGACAATGGAACCGGG TTTGTCAAGTGTGGCTTTGCGGGCTCCAACTTCCCCGAACACATTTTCCCAGCGTTGGTTGGCCGGCCAATCATCCGCTCCACAGCGAAAGTTGGCAACATTGAAATAAAG GACCTGATGGTGGGGGATGAAGCCAGCGAGCTGCGCTCCATGTTGGAGGTGAACTACCCCATGGAGAATGGCATCGTCAGGAGCTGGGATGACATGAAGCACCTGTGGGACTACACCTTCGGCCCCGAGAAACTCAACATCAACTCACGCGACTGCAAGATCCTTCTGACCGAGCCGCCCATGAACCCCATCAAGAACAGAGAGAAGATTATAGAG GTGATGTTTGAAACGTACCAGTTCACAGGAGTTTATATCGCCATCCAGGCCGTCCTCACTCTCTACGCTCAAG GACTGCTGACCGGAGTGGTGGTCGACTCTGGTGACGGCGTCACTCACATCTGTCCGGTGTACGAGGGCTTCTCGCTGCCCCACCTGACCCGCCGTCTTGACATCGCAGGGAGGGACATAACACGCTACCTCATCAAG ctgctgctgctgcgaggTTACGCCTTCAACCATTCGGCGGACTTTGAGACGGTGAGGATGATGAAGGAGAAGCTGTGCTACGTCGGTTACAACATCGAGCAGGAGCAGAAGCTGGCGCTGGAGACCACCGTGCTGGTGGAGTCGTACACG CTCCCGGACGGCAGGTtgatcaaggtgggaggagagaggttcGAAGCCCCCGAGGCTCTGTTCCAACCTCACCTCATCAACgtggagggggtgggggtggcCGAGCTGCTCTTTAACACCATCCAGGCCGCAGATATCGACACCAG GTCTGAGTTTTACAAGCACATCGTCCTGTCTGGAGGCTCCACCATGTACCCCGGCCTGCCTTCCCGCCTGGAGCGCGAACTGAAGCAGTTGTACCTGGAGCGAGTGCTGAAGGGAGACGTGGACAAGCTGTCG AAATTCAAGATCAGGATCGAGGACCCCCCTCGGCGTAAACACATGGTGTTCCTGGGTGGCGCTGTGCTGGCTGACATCATGAAGGACAAGGACAACTTCTGGCTGACGCGGGAGGAGTACCAGGAGAAAGGGACGCGCGTGCTGGAGAAGCTCGGAGTCACCGTCagataa